The Agaribacterium sp. ZY112 genome includes the window GCTAGAAACACTGAAGATAATTCAACAAAAGCATAAACTATTGCATATAAAAATTTATAACTATAGAGGCGGCAATAACAACCAGCAAAGTAAAAAAGATAGGTACAGTAAATTTCAACTGCAACAACATGACTTTACTATTGAGTTACGTAGCATTGACACGCCAGATGAAACAGCATGACTGGATCACAACAGCTCCAGAAGCCAAACACCTTGGAACAAGAACTAGCTAAACAAGATGACAGACGCTGAATTACAAGCACTTTATCAATACGCTATGGTTTTATGCCAAGAACCGGCAGATGCTTATGATCTTGTGCAACACAGCTTGGAGCAGTGGCTCAACGCTGGAAAGGTGCCTGCAGGTAATGGTCAACAACCTTTTCTTCGCAGCTGTATACGCAATCGTTTTATTGATGAGTACAGGCATAAACAACGCTTCGCACAGCAAAGCTATGAAGAACACAGTGATTACGACATTTCCCCAATAGACTTAGAAGAACTAATTATAAACCGGCAAGAGCTAGAAAAAATCTGGCCAGAGCTAGCCCTCGAGGATAGAGATATACTCTATCATTGGGCCGTACTTGGTTACACAACCGACGAAGCCTGTGAGCAACTCGGCTTAGCTCGAGGTACATTTCTTTCGCGCATGCATAGACTACGAAAACACTGCCGTTTAACGTTTGTAAGGCAGGCATAACGATGAAAAAAAACACAACCGACCAAAATTTACGCCAATCTATCAAAGAGCACAGTACAGAATATAGCCTTAACTCACAACAGCTCTGTGAGCTGCACTGTTTGCTTGATAAAGGCAAACAAAATCCGAAAAACTCAAAGCATGCGCTAATACCACACACAGTCAAAACGCCAACTAAAATGGGCTACGCTAAAAACCCAAGCCACGACGAAACAAAATCTAATGCATTTTCATCCATCACCTTATTTATTGTGAGTCCCTGGGTAAAAGGTATGATTGCAGCATGTTTCACCTTGCTTTTAGTACTCGCGCTTCCGAACCTCAACAACAGTAACTCAACTATTTACAAAGCCATCGCTAACGAGGTGATAGCCAATCACCTAAAACTAAAACCCTTAGATATTAAAACGGCTAACTTTTCTGAAGCCAGTCAATACTTCTCTCTGTTGAGTTTTAAGCCTAGTGAAAGTACCTTTGTTAAGGACTCAAGCCCTAAATTGCAACTACTTGGAGGTCGTTACTGCTCTATCAAAGGTGTTGAAGCTTCACAATTTCGCTATAAAACCAATACCCAAGGCATCGCCACACTTTATCAAGTACCCTATACAGACAGTAGTTTTGGTACCATACCTAACGTAGAACAGCCCCCTATCAAACTAATTGAAAAAGGTTTGAAAGTCAGTATGTGGCAAGAAAATGGCTTAATGATGGTTCTTGTAGAAACAGCGCCTTAAAAAGAACACTGAGCGTTTTGTCTATTTAGACTGCAATGGCAGATTAACTACAGTATTCAGCCAATAGATATGCCCCCCAAAAAAAACTTTGCTCTTTATCGCAGGGCAATGGCGTCAAGCACAAAATAAGACTCAATTTAGTGTACAAAACCCAAGCACAGGTGAAACGATAGCAACAGTCGCTGATGCAAGCCCGCTTGATACTGAGCAAGCAATTGATGGGCGTACTCAGTCTTACCTACATGGAGTTCAAAAACAGCTTCTTAATGCCCCCTTTATTGTCTTTGACCATGCTGACATTCAACTCGCCGTAAGCTCAGCACTTAGCTGTAAACTTCGCAACACAGGGTAAACATGCATTAGCGCTAATCGCTTTTATCTTCATGTAAGCATTGCCAACGAATTCATAGATGATCTGATCAACGCTTTAAAAAGCGGCGCTCAATTACGTTTTCAAAGTCACGATATAAACCCAAATGATCTTTTCTACCCTATAACAGTACTTGACCAAGTAAGACCCGACATGGAAATCAGCAAGCAAGAAATCTTTGGCCC containing:
- a CDS encoding RNA polymerase sigma factor encodes the protein MTDAELQALYQYAMVLCQEPADAYDLVQHSLEQWLNAGKVPAGNGQQPFLRSCIRNRFIDEYRHKQRFAQQSYEEHSDYDISPIDLEELIINRQELEKIWPELALEDRDILYHWAVLGYTTDEACEQLGLARGTFLSRMHRLRKHCRLTFVRQA